The Staphylococcus simiae genome includes the window AGCTTTGTCCTATTATTTTAATCATTTATTTTATTGATACTGCTCATCAATTTTCCAACATGTACAAATTAAAAACCGAGATTCACAATAAATAGCGCAAACCCCGGTCTATGTTATCTGTAAAAGTAATACATTACAGTGTTAGATGCTGAGACAAAAATCATTATTACATAAATATTCGTCTTATACATTTATATAAAATCTACGTATAGATTTTTTTGATGCTGAGTTATCCACATCCTAGCAAGACTCCTCCTTAGAATGATAAAACGTTTCTTTATCACTATTTGATAATTCAAATAGTTACTGCCAGTCGCATCATATTAAGTATAGACACCTTTTGTCGAAAATTCACTCTATAATAAAGATAGAATGAATGTCCAAACACAGACAAATATTAATAAGCAAATACTATATTTCAAAGTCATTTTCAGTAGTTCAGATTCTTTACCTACCTGTTTAACAGCTGCTGTAGCAATTGCAATTGATTGTGGAGAAATTAATTTAGCAGCTACTCCACCAACCGTGTTCGATGCTACAAGTAATGATCCACTTGTACCAATTTGTTGCGCAACAGAAGCTTGTATTGGTGCAAACAAGGAATTGTTGTTAACTACTGAACCAGTCATAAAGACACCTATCCAACCTAAAATTGGCGATAAAACTGGGAATACATGTCCTGCTTTAGCAATACCTTGTCCCATAGCAGCACTTAAACCGCCATAAGTTGTAATTTTAGAAATTGCTAAAATAAAACATATAGTTACAATTGGTAACCATAATTCTTTAAACGTCACACCAAATAATCTTACAGTATCGGTAAAACTCACTTTCTTAGACATTAATACCGTAATAATTATAGTTAATAAAATGGCTGTGCCCGTTTGTCCAATCACATTTAATGTTAATATTAATGGTTTATGCGTAATATCACTCAAAGTACCAGGTATATTGAAATGAAATACGAATGATGATAATGCACCTTTAGGTAAGAATAAATGTTTGAAAAATGGTGCACTCCAAATCATGACAATGACAGTTAAAATAATAAATGGACTCCAAGCATACAACACGTTGCTTGTTGAATGTTGTGTCGTTTGCTGAATTTGTTCATTAGGATTTACACGATAAATATGTTTCGGTTGAAACTTTTTAGAAAATAATGCCAGAGCTAACATAGAGGCTAACGGTGGAATAATATCCGCAAGTTCAGGACCACTGAATACTGTTAGCACAGCTTGTAAAACTGTATACGTGATTGATACCACTAAAATAGAGGGTAATGTTTCTTTAATCCCTTTAAATCCGTCTATTATAAATACTAATAAAAACGGAATAAAGAAATTAATAATAGCTAACGTTAATGTTGATGATTGAGATATATCCAATACAGTGACATGCCCAGGTAAATGTAATGTTTCAACTACTCCAACTGGAATACCGATAGCTCCAAATGCACCTGATGCTGCATTAGCAACTAAGCATAACATTGCAGCTTGTAATGGATGGAATCCTAACTGTGTTAATAATAATGCACAAATAGCAATCGGTACTCCAAAACCTGCTGCACCTTCTAAAAATGCATTAAATGAAAATCCAATAAGCAATACTTGAATGCGTTGATCTTGTGAAATATTCGTTATGCTATCCTGGATTGTAATAAATTGACCTGACTCAACAGTAATTTTATATAATAAGACGGCCATCATTACAATATAACCAATAGGAATAATACCTTGAAAGAAACCTTCTATAATTCCTCCAGTTGCAATACCAACAGGTAATTTAAAGAATGGCACTGCAATCACTAATGTAACAATTAATGTAGTAATTGCTGCATAAATACCTTTCATTTTGAATAAAGTTAAACATAATAAAAATAAAATAATAGGAATTGCTGCAATTAAAGTCGATAACAATAAATTATCAAAAGGGTTAAATGTGTGTACTAACATATGATGACTCTTCTTTCCTTTTAATTTTGTAGTGTTAATCATCTAAAATCTACTCATTTTTCTAGTTATCGATAATATTTTTAGATTTTATGTGATTTTTTTCACGTATAAATTATATCAACTTTTATTGTGTCACACAATATACATATTATATTTTATTATTTATTTATATGAATGTCGTAGAGACCTTTAAATTGTTCAAACTATTTAGATGAAGTTTGTGTGTGTCATGAATTTTACGATTTGTCATGATAGAATGAATAAGACACTATAATGAGAAACGGAAGATGACATAATAATGATTAAACAAATAAATGTATCGAACATAACTAACTTAGAATCTCATTTACAACAAGCTTCACGCGAAGGTTATACACATATTGCACCTTATAATAACGACTTAACACTTTACCAAGCAATGTTGGATGCTATTAAGGTAGAGCAACGTTCAATTGTTGTAGATTATACAATTGATGAGCAATATTTAAATAATTGCTCGTATTTCGGACAAACTACTATTCATTTTAATG containing:
- a CDS encoding L-lactate permease, with the protein product MLVHTFNPFDNLLLSTLIAAIPIILFLLCLTLFKMKGIYAAITTLIVTLVIAVPFFKLPVGIATGGIIEGFFQGIIPIGYIVMMAVLLYKITVESGQFITIQDSITNISQDQRIQVLLIGFSFNAFLEGAAGFGVPIAICALLLTQLGFHPLQAAMLCLVANAASGAFGAIGIPVGVVETLHLPGHVTVLDISQSSTLTLAIINFFIPFLLVFIIDGFKGIKETLPSILVVSITYTVLQAVLTVFSGPELADIIPPLASMLALALFSKKFQPKHIYRVNPNEQIQQTTQHSTSNVLYAWSPFIILTVIVMIWSAPFFKHLFLPKGALSSFVFHFNIPGTLSDITHKPLILTLNVIGQTGTAILLTIIITVLMSKKVSFTDTVRLFGVTFKELWLPIVTICFILAISKITTYGGLSAAMGQGIAKAGHVFPVLSPILGWIGVFMTGSVVNNNSLFAPIQASVAQQIGTSGSLLVASNTVGGVAAKLISPQSIAIATAAVKQVGKESELLKMTLKYSICLLIFVCVWTFILSLL